The following coding sequences lie in one Leptospira neocaledonica genomic window:
- a CDS encoding LA_3751/LA_3752 family putative glycosyltransferase — MDLFGGKKISKLQFLFPICPIIFAAFFLFKVDANSVLVSDNQNKIVQAQAFIDSGYRSQYLSCKILEDLGGCKFFPSWQLLLPNGISGPFPVAFSLFASLFGLLGDYSFLFYVSILFFWIGVFFLKLELNLKWAALIFLSFSPAFFHSALFPDYSITFLLTCVGLTFYACPVKTKLLGLFIGLFVGFGFFFRPENTILYFLLGVFHLVEFIHKGNSGVSTKDKDRLVLLIGIGIGVVFYGIINYSLYGSVIGTRIEANAKIGWNTGFEKYSSLLFFGNGRVGFLFFCPWILLWLVYFFIRWKDLEKFERKLSLAILISLFLGAYLAPNDSNIDWGTRYLSWLIVPAVVLFFSKNNSEKVPTTVWILTGILFLVTLFFTRTYFLAQAKLSREYKKYNEFLLNSNPDIYITTDSSVSALFGQEILRKKILKIEHIEDLPELKNILSTRKGSISMARYESITSSLMQTIKKNDSQEIGTEMENWFLRSGWILGSKQTLDKIEILKFVRN; from the coding sequence TTGGATTTATTCGGCGGAAAAAAAATTTCTAAACTTCAATTTCTATTTCCTATCTGTCCCATTATATTCGCGGCATTTTTCCTATTTAAGGTAGATGCAAATTCAGTTTTAGTCTCCGATAACCAGAACAAAATAGTACAGGCGCAAGCATTCATAGATTCAGGATACAGAAGCCAATACCTGAGTTGTAAAATATTAGAAGATCTGGGCGGATGTAAATTTTTTCCGAGCTGGCAGCTCCTTTTGCCTAACGGTATTTCGGGGCCTTTTCCTGTAGCATTCTCTCTATTTGCTTCCTTATTCGGGCTATTAGGAGATTACAGTTTTCTATTTTACGTTTCTATTTTGTTCTTTTGGATCGGAGTATTCTTCTTAAAATTAGAATTGAACTTAAAATGGGCTGCGCTTATTTTTTTGAGTTTTAGTCCTGCTTTTTTTCATTCCGCATTATTCCCGGATTATTCAATTACTTTCCTTTTAACCTGCGTTGGACTTACTTTTTATGCCTGCCCGGTGAAAACGAAACTGTTAGGATTGTTTATAGGACTATTTGTAGGATTCGGTTTTTTCTTCCGACCTGAAAATACAATTTTATACTTCTTACTGGGAGTATTCCATCTTGTAGAATTTATTCATAAAGGTAATTCGGGAGTTTCTACAAAAGATAAGGATAGACTGGTTTTACTGATCGGGATTGGTATAGGAGTCGTATTTTACGGAATCATAAACTATTCTTTATATGGATCCGTCATCGGGACTAGAATCGAAGCCAATGCTAAAATCGGTTGGAATACCGGGTTTGAGAAATATTCCTCTCTACTCTTCTTTGGAAACGGTAGAGTCGGGTTTTTATTCTTCTGTCCTTGGATCCTTTTGTGGTTGGTATACTTTTTTATTCGATGGAAAGATCTGGAAAAATTTGAAAGAAAACTTTCCTTGGCAATCTTGATCTCTCTCTTTTTAGGAGCCTATCTTGCACCTAATGATTCAAATATAGATTGGGGGACCAGATATCTTTCCTGGTTAATTGTTCCGGCAGTAGTTTTATTTTTTTCCAAAAACAATTCAGAAAAAGTCCCGACTACAGTATGGATTTTGACAGGAATTTTGTTTTTAGTAACTTTGTTTTTTACCAGGACTTACTTTTTAGCCCAGGCGAAACTTTCCAGAGAGTATAAAAAATATAATGAGTTCTTGTTGAATTCGAATCCTGATATATATATAACAACGGATTCAAGTGTGTCTGCATTATTTGGTCAGGAAATTTTGCGTAAAAAGATATTAAAGATAGAACATATAGAAGATTTGCCAGAACTGAAGAACATCCTTTCCACAAGAAAAGGGTCCATATCTATGGCACGTTACGAGTCTATTACATCATCTCTAATGCAGACCATTAAAAAAAATGATTCCCAAGAAATCGGAACTGAAATGGAGAATTGGTTTCTGAGATCCGGATGGATATTAGGATCCAAACAAACTTTGGATAAGATAGAAATCCTAAAATTTGTACGTAATTAG
- the lepB gene encoding signal peptidase I produces the protein MFSLKKEFAEKEKKFDRKKFAQILSISIVIGFIFAASVRIWFLFPFVPETEEMSPAFPKGKRIYISRFVRDSSLFLGDVVLVEHPTQKGKVALVRIMGKSGDQIAIKDKVLYRNGISEAQEKSDFSLQYKDARPAFSGTYSSRDNLSNLTVEDRNYFLLCDNRDDCVDSRDFGPLPFEKIIGKVF, from the coding sequence ATGTTCTCATTAAAAAAAGAGTTCGCAGAGAAGGAAAAAAAATTCGATCGAAAGAAATTCGCTCAGATACTTTCGATCTCCATCGTGATTGGATTCATATTCGCTGCCTCTGTTCGGATTTGGTTCCTATTTCCATTCGTCCCGGAAACAGAAGAGATGTCTCCTGCATTCCCCAAAGGAAAAAGAATTTATATCTCCCGCTTTGTTAGGGACTCTTCCTTGTTTTTAGGCGATGTGGTCCTAGTCGAACATCCTACACAAAAAGGAAAAGTAGCCTTGGTCCGTATCATGGGAAAATCGGGAGACCAGATCGCAATCAAGGACAAAGTCCTGTACCGTAATGGTATCTCTGAGGCTCAGGAAAAATCCGACTTCTCCTTACAATACAAGGACGCAAGACCCGCTTTCTCCGGAACCTATTCTAGCCGGGATAATCTTTCTAACCTAACGGTAGAAGATCGAAATTACTTTCTTCTATGTGATAACCGAGACGACTGCGTGGATTCGCGAGATTTCGGCCCTTTGCCTTTTGAAAAGATCATAGGTAAGGTATTTTAA